In the genome of Bosea sp. ANAM02, the window GGCTGCGGCCGACGAGTGCCGCCTTGTCGTGACGACCAATGTCTGGCTGGATGGCGACAAGATCAGAACGACGTATGCGATCCCGATGCGGGACCTCAGGATTGTCCGGCGCAAGCCACTCGGGGCCAACTCCAGCTCCTATTGCATGCTCTACATCGCCACGACCAGGAAGACCGTCAAGGTCGACCAGATAGATCAGTTCAGCACGGATCAGCGATGGGATGGCGACGCCTACATCCCGTTCTCGTTCGAAAAGGAGGCGGAGATATTCTCGCGGCTGGAAGCGGCGCTGACGCATTTCTCCAGCCTGTCCAAGAAAAACCCCAAATGCCGCAGCAAGGAGGCCTTCTGAGCGACAGCGCGCACTCGCCCTCGATTGTCCAGGACGGGCATCAGCGAGGTGTCAGGCGCTGACGTCGACGTTTCCGCCCTGCCCGGCCGGCAACATCGCCTTCGCCTGATCGGCGCTCTGCTGGAGCATGGCGAGGAGGCCCTGCTCGGCCTGCGCATTCTGCCTGAGCATCTCGATCGAAAGCGCCTGCTGGGTCGAGGCGGCCTGCATCGTCAGAATGCTGGTGGCTAGGGAGACGGCGTCGCTCATGGCGCGCACCCTAGTCCCGCAACCCTACCAAATCCTCAATCCGACCCTTCAAGGTGCGATGATCGAGGGCACCGGCTTCGGCATCGGCGGATCGCGCTCGGGACGGACCTGCGCCCTGTCCTGGGTTCCGCCGCGCTTCTCTTCGCGGGGTGCCACGCCGCTGGGAGACGCCGGGCGGGCGGTCTCTTCCGCTCGTGGCGCCATCGGCACGTTGGGGGACCGCTGTTTGGCCGGAGACGAGACGGTCTGCGCCCGCGCGACGAACGCGCCCGTCAGGCTCGCGGCGAGCAATCCGGCAAGGATCGGAGCAAGCGTCCTCATGGCGGCATCTCCCTTCGACCATCCCCCGGGAACGAAACAGGCGCAGGGAACGAGTGTTCCCTGCGCCTGCGGAAGAGCAGGGCTGCTTCGGGAGCCGCCCTGCCGGATCGTTACTGGTTCTGGCCGCTCAGCAGCGGCGTGATGCGCCGGAGCGTAACGCGCCGGTTCTCGCGCGAGGCTTCCTGCGTGTTCACCTTCAGGTACTGCTCGCCATAGCCCTGGGTCGTCAGGTTCTCGGGCGGGATCTGGAAGTCGCGCGTCAGGATTTCCGCAACCGACTGGGCTCGCCGGTCGGAGAGCGAGAGGTTGTCGACATCGGCGCCGATGGCATCGGTGTGCCCCTCGACGAGGAAGACCTCGTTGGGCGAGCGCTGCAGCGCGCGTTTCACCGAATCCGCGATCACCGCGAGGCGCCGCGCCTGATCCTGCCCGACCTGCCAGGAGCCGGAGTCGAAGTTGATCGTGTCGATATCGACGCTGCGCATCCGGGCACGCAGATCCGGCGAATACCGGACCTCGTCCAGCGTGTAGCGGCGCGGGATCGCGGCGATCGGCGGAGCGGTGATCGTCTCGTAGATCAGGTCCTCGTCGGCCTGGTCCGCATCCACGATATAGCGCTCGCGCGGGATTCGCAGCGGCGGCGGCGGCAGCACGACGACATCGTCGGCGAAGCGGCCCGGGCGGTCCCGCAACGTGTTGTCGATGATGATCACCTCGCGGTTGTCGCGGTCGATGCGGGTGCGGCGGATCAGCCGGCCCTGCTCGTCCGTGACGGTGACGATCCGCGTGCCGTCAGGCCGCTCGAAGACCGTACGCGTTTCGTCGCCGCGGCGCTCGGAGCGGCCCTGCCAGCCCAGGTCGCGGAAGCGCTGGTCCTCGTCGCGGCGGATGATGGCGCGGCCGTCATCGTCGCGGATGATGGTGCGGCCGGGCTCGCGGATGATGGTGACGTCGCCCTCGCGCCGCTCCTCGCGGCGGTTGCGGATATCCTCGAAGCGCTGCGCGCCCTGCGCCGCCATGATGCCGCCGATGACGCCCGCGCCGAGACCGATCGCGCCGGCCACGCCCGGCGAGACGCCGCCGCGGCGGCCCTCACGCTGGGGCGGCTGGCCAGGAGCCCCTGCCGGGGGCTGGCCGGGAGCTGGAGCTGCGCCGGGCTGCGGCGCCGTACCGGGCGCGCCGCCGGAGGGCATGTCGGGAGCCGGCCGGTTCGGTTGAACCGGCGCGGCACTTGCGGGCGGCGTCGGAGCCGTCGTGCCGGGCTGAGTCGGAGCCGGAGTACCGGCCGGAGGCGTTCCCGGAGCGGGACGCGAAGGCCGGGCCGGAGCGGCGCCGGTAGGTGGAGGTGGCGTCGGGGCCGCCGTTCCCGGCTGTGCGGGCGCTGCTGCGGGAGCGCCGGGCTGCGGCGCCGCAGCCGGCGGACGCTGCTGAGGCGGCTGAGCCGAAGGCGGAACGGCGGGGCCGCCACGCGGAACGGCGGAAGGCGCAGCGCCGGCGCCGGATTGGGACGGAGCGCCTGGCGCCGTCGCCGGTGGCGCTCCGGTCGGACGCGACTGGGGCGGCGCAGCGGAGGGCGGCGCGCCGGCGCCCGGCTGAGGCGCAGCACGCGGGGCCGTCGGCGCGGTTGGCGCGGCCGGCGGACGCGGCGGTGTCGGACGGGCAGCGGGAGCCTCGCTTGGAGACGGTGCGGCGCGCGGCACAGCGGGCGCCTCTCGCGGCGTGGCCGGGCGCTCGGTCTGCGGACGTGCGGCCGGTGGCTCGGCGCGCGGCTGCGGGGCCGGAGCGGCAGGCGGTTGCGGCCGGGGGGCAGCCGGGGCGGGCTGTGCCTGCGGCGGACGCGGCGCCTCGGGCCGGGCGGGAGCGGCAGGCCGTTCCGGCCCGCGCTGCTGGCCGGGCTGCGCGTCTTGCGGCGGCTGCGGGCGCTGCGGTCCACGCGGATCATCCCTGTCTCCCGCGGCGGGGGCCTGTGCGACCCGGTATCCGGCCTGAGCAAAGGCCTGTCCGGCTTGCGAAAGGACGAGGGCCGGCAGGACGGTCCCGACCAGCAACCAGCGTTTCGTGCGCATCTCTATTCCCGTCGTTCGTTTCAACCTGCGGGTATCAGGCCGCTTACGGCCTGAACCCCCGATGAAGCGAAAACGGCGGGAATCGGGCAGCGGTTCCGCTGCCGCGGCCTTTTAGAGGCCGGCCTCCTGCTTCACGTAAGCCGCGATCTCGGCATGGGTCGCAAACCAGCAATCGCCCTTCGCCTTGGCCAGGCGGACCAGCTCCTCGAGGATCCAGAAGCGCGAGCGATAGGTGATGATATGCGGATGCATGGTCAGCAGGAAGAGCCCGCCCTCGGCATAGGCTCCCTCGAATTCGCGGCGGAAGATGTCGAAGACCGCTTCCGGCGAGGTGTAGGGCCGGAGCGCCTGGAAGCGATTCATGCTGAGATAGGGCGCGTCGTCGCGAATCCACTCGACCGGCAGTTCGACGATGCCGGTCGGCTCGCCCTTCTCGACGATCTCGTAGGGGTCGTCATCGGCGAAGAGCGAGGAATCGTAGAGCAGGCCGAGCTCGCGCTCGATCGAGAGCGTCACCTCCGAGAAATCCCATGACGGGGTGCGCATGCCGACAGGGCGGATGCCGGTGACCTTCTCCAGCGTATCGGCCGAGCGCAGATGGAGTTCGCGCTCGTTTTCGGGCGGCACGGCCGTGTTGACCTCGTGGATCCAGCCGTGGAGGCCGATCTCGTGGCCGGCACCGATGATGCGGCGCTGCTCTTCCGGATAGAGCAGGGCGGTGACGGCGGGCACGAAGAAGCTCGCCGGGATGTCCTGCCGCTTCAGCAGGTCGAGGATCTTGGGCACGCCGACGCGGTTGCCGTACTGGCCCCAGGAGAGGCGCCCGACCGACTTGCCGCCGTCGCGCAATTCATTGGTCTCGTGATCGACGTCGAAGGAGAGGGCCACGGCACAGCGCGCGCCGTTCTTCCATGTGGCGGGCTTGAGATTGCGGCCGGCGCGGACCTGCTCCACCTTGCCGCGCCAGAGCTCTTCCGGCCACTGCCAGGGCAGGAGTTCATCGGGCTGGCTCGTCATGGTGGCTCTCCTCAGGTCGTCGCAACGCCCGGCAGCACCGGCACCGCCGCGAGCAAACGTTTGGTGTAGTCATGCTGCGGATGGTCGTAGACCGCGCCGGCCGGGCCGCTTTCGACAATCTTCCCGCGATACATGATGGCGACGCGATCGCAGAGATGGCGGACGACCGAGAGGTCGTGAGAAATGAAGATCAGCGTCAGGTCCAGTTCCTGCCGGAGCCTGATCAGCAGGTTGATGATCTGCGCCTGAATGGAGACATCGAGCGAGGCGACCGGCTCGTCGCAGACGACGACATCGGGCTGCATCGCGAGCGCCCGGGCGATAGCGACGCGCTGGCGCTGGCCGCCCGAGAACTGGTGCGGGTAGCGGTCCGCGAAAGCGGGATCGAGCCCGACCGCCGCCAGCCATTGCCGGACGTAAGTCTTCGCCTGCGCACGCTCGACCAGCCCATGCGCCAATGGCCCCTCGGCGATGCTGTCGCCGACCGTCATGCGCGGGTTGAGCGAGGCGAAGGGGTCCTGGAAGATGGTCTGGACGCGCGTCGTGACCTTGTGCGGCGGCTCGCCCGCGCTCATCACCGGCGCACCGTCGATGCGGACGGAGCCGCTGTCGGGCGCATAGATGCCGGCAGCGACACGCCCGAGCGTCGACTTGCCGGAGCCGGATTCGCCGACGAGGCCGAGCGCCTCGCCGCGCTTCAGCACCAGCGTGACGTCGTCGACCGCCTGCACCGCGGCCGGCGCCTTCGCCAGGCCGGCCTTCTGCGCCAGCTTGCGGAAGAGACCGGGCGCGGGAGCGAAGCGCTTGGCGACATGCTCGATGCGGACATAATGCGCTGTATCCGCCGCGTCCGGCAGTGCCTGTTTCACGGCGCGCGGCGGCGGAGCGACGTCGGAACCGACGCCACCCGCGAGCAGCGCGCCGGGCTCCGAGCGCGAAGGCAGCGCATCGAGCAGGGCCCGCGTATAGGCATGCTGCGGATGGGTCAGCACCGACAGCGTCGGCCCGGCCTCGACGATCCTGCCGTGGCGCATGACGCAGATATGGTCGGCCAGTTCGGCGACGACCGCGAGATCGTGGCTGATCCAGATCAGCGCCGTGCCGAGCTCGGCGACCAGTTCCTTCATCTCGGACAGGATCTCGGCCTGCACGGAGACGTCGAGCGCGGTCGTCGGCTCGTCGCAGATGATCAGCTTCGGCCGATGCAGTAGGGCGATCGCGATGGCGACGCGCTGGCGCATGCCGCCGGAGAACTGATGCGGATAGAAATCGACCTTGGCCTCGGCATCGGGAATGCGAACCTGCGCCAGGGCCGCGACGGCACGGCGGCGCGCCTCGGCACCGGAAACAGTCTCATGCGCTTCCAGGGCCAGTCTGATCTGCGTGCCGATGGTCAGCATCGGGTTCAGCGTCATCATCGGGTCCTGGAAGACCATCGAGATCTGCTTGCCGCGGACCTTGCGCAGTTCGGCGGGCGGCAGGCCGGTGAGCTCGCGGCCCTCCAGCTTCACCGAGGAGCCGGGCTCGACGCGGCCGGGCGGATCGATCAGGCCGATGATCGAGAAGCCGGTGATGCTCTTGCCCGAGCCGGATTCGCCGACGAGCCCCATCACCTCGCCACGCTTCAGCGCGAAGGAGACGCCGTCGACAGCCTTCACCACGCCGGCACGCGCGTGGAAATGGGTCGCGAGGTCGGTGACGGCGAGGAGAGGCGCGTCACTCATCGCCCGCCTCCACCGTCATGCTCGCCCCTGTGGCGAGCATCCACGTCTTGAACACCGCCCTCGACCAATGAAGACGCGGATGGTCGGGACAAGCCCGACCATGACGGACAGAGCGCCTCCTGAACCCTCATCGCTTCAGCCTCGGATTGACCTGATCGCGGATGCGGTCGCCGACGAGATTGATGGCGACGATCAGCACGATCAGCGCGATGCCGGGATAGATCGAGATCCAATAGCGGCCCGACAGCATGTATTGGAAGCCGTTGGCGATCAGCATGCCGAGCGAGGGCTCGGTCACCGGCAGGCCGACGCCGAGGAAGGAGAGCGTCGCCTCCAGCGCAATCGCATTGGCGACCTGCACGGTCGCGACCACGATCAGCGGCGGCAGGCAATTCGGGAAGATATGGCGCCAGACCACGCGCCAACCCGGCAACGGCGTCGAGAGCACCGCCTCGACATAGTCCTTGCCGCGCTCGGCCGAGGCCGCGCCATGGGCGG includes:
- a CDS encoding OmpA family protein, producing the protein MPSGGAPGTAPQPGAAPAPGQPPAGAPGQPPQREGRRGGVSPGVAGAIGLGAGVIGGIMAAQGAQRFEDIRNRREERREGDVTIIREPGRTIIRDDDGRAIIRRDEDQRFRDLGWQGRSERRGDETRTVFERPDGTRIVTVTDEQGRLIRRTRIDRDNREVIIIDNTLRDRPGRFADDVVVLPPPPLRIPRERYIVDADQADEDLIYETITAPPIAAIPRRYTLDEVRYSPDLRARMRSVDIDTINFDSGSWQVGQDQARRLAVIADSVKRALQRSPNEVFLVEGHTDAIGADVDNLSLSDRRAQSVAEILTRDFQIPPENLTTQGYGEQYLKVNTQEASRENRRVTLRRITPLLSGQNQ
- a CDS encoding polysaccharide deacetylase; the protein is MTSQPDELLPWQWPEELWRGKVEQVRAGRNLKPATWKNGARCAVALSFDVDHETNELRDGGKSVGRLSWGQYGNRVGVPKILDLLKRQDIPASFFVPAVTALLYPEEQRRIIGAGHEIGLHGWIHEVNTAVPPENERELHLRSADTLEKVTGIRPVGMRTPSWDFSEVTLSIERELGLLYDSSLFADDDPYEIVEKGEPTGIVELPVEWIRDDAPYLSMNRFQALRPYTSPEAVFDIFRREFEGAYAEGGLFLLTMHPHIITYRSRFWILEELVRLAKAKGDCWFATHAEIAAYVKQEAGL
- a CDS encoding ABC transporter ATP-binding protein; translation: MSDAPLLAVTDLATHFHARAGVVKAVDGVSFALKRGEVMGLVGESGSGKSITGFSIIGLIDPPGRVEPGSSVKLEGRELTGLPPAELRKVRGKQISMVFQDPMMTLNPMLTIGTQIRLALEAHETVSGAEARRRAVAALAQVRIPDAEAKVDFYPHQFSGGMRQRVAIAIALLHRPKLIICDEPTTALDVSVQAEILSEMKELVAELGTALIWISHDLAVVAELADHICVMRHGRIVEAGPTLSVLTHPQHAYTRALLDALPSRSEPGALLAGGVGSDVAPPPRAVKQALPDAADTAHYVRIEHVAKRFAPAPGLFRKLAQKAGLAKAPAAVQAVDDVTLVLKRGEALGLVGESGSGKSTLGRVAAGIYAPDSGSVRIDGAPVMSAGEPPHKVTTRVQTIFQDPFASLNPRMTVGDSIAEGPLAHGLVERAQAKTYVRQWLAAVGLDPAFADRYPHQFSGGQRQRVAIARALAMQPDVVVCDEPVASLDVSIQAQIINLLIRLRQELDLTLIFISHDLSVVRHLCDRVAIMYRGKIVESGPAGAVYDHPQHDYTKRLLAAVPVLPGVATT